A stretch of DNA from Flavobacteriaceae bacterium MAR_2009_75:
TATGGTTGCGCAATGAAGATGCCCTTCACGAACCACAGTACGATTTTCAGACCCTACGAGGAGATTGGATTTACTTGATACCGCCTTACCGAGTACATCAATTGAACAAAGCGGGAAAGAACGGGGTTCTGATCTCTTTCAAACAAGAATTACTTGAAGGCGATCTCAAGGAGTTTTTACTCGATGTATTTAGAATGTTCAATATTCAAGGTGAATTCTCTTGCTTACAGGTCAATGAAGAAACTTCAAAGGGGTTGGTTTCCGTTCTACAACTGCTTGAGGAAGATTACAATAAAGAGAGCGTAAATCTAATAATGATAAAAGCCCTATTAAAGGTGTTTCTTTTAAAATTGATTCATTTAAAGGAACAGCATTTTACCCTTCAAGACATTAATGAGAAGCGGGTTTACGAGTTTATGCTATTGTTGGAGAATAATTATAAAGAAGAACGAAACGCTATCTTTTATGCCGAAAAATTAAATTTAAGTGCAAAACGCTTAAACCAAATTTTGAAAGAAAAATTGGATAAAACGAGTGTTCAATTAATCCATGACCGCCTGATTTTAGAGGCTAAACGACAAATCATACATAGTGAGAATACCATTAAAGAAATAGCCTATAATTTAGACTTTAAAGACCACTCATATTTTAGTCGCTTTTTCAAACAACATGTAGAACAGACGCCCCAAGAATTTCAAAACAAGGTGAAAGAGCATGTTATTTCACATGATAACACTTTGTATAGTTAGTTTGAAAATTCAATTGCTATTAGTAACCAACGCACGAAATTCCGTTCGATACCCAAATTCATCGGTACCTATTGCATTTTCGGTCAGGTCTAGGATCATTTCTTTTGAGGCTGTGCCGCTAAATTCGGACTCTTTCATCAATAAACCAAAAGCGGTAACCCCAGCGGCAAAACGCATGTTCTCTGAACTACTTTCAATCGACGATGCCGTATTAGCAATCTCAAGTGACAACGGACGACTTTCTTCGGTATTGGGTTTTTTGTATCTAAAATCGAAAGTCGCTAGCGCACCATTAGGGGTATCCCCGGACAACACAATTTCATAAATCGCGGTAATGGTTTGTGCCGAACCAATTTCACCGGCATCGACCGTATCATCTTCAAAATCATCTTCGTTTAAAGAGCGGTTTTCATACCCGATCAGTCGATACGACTGCACGACATCAGCGTTGAAAGTCACCTGTATTTTTGAATCTTTGGCTACGGCATTGAATTTTCCCCTTTCATGAATAAAGACCTTTTTTAGCTGTGCTATGTTGTCGATGTATTCATAATTTCCATTTCCTTTATTGGCAATTTGTTCCATTGAAGCATCATTAAGGTTACCGGTTCCTACACCCAAAACGGTCAAATAAATGCCATTATCCCTTTTGCCTTCTATCAGTTCTACCAGTTCTTCGGTGGATGATGGCCCGACATTAAAATCTCCATCGGAACCCAAAATGATTCGATTGTTACCCTGGGGAATGAAGTTCTTTTCTGCAATTTCATAGGCCGTTAATATACCCTCCGCCCCAGCGGTAGAACCTCCGGCACCCAATTGGTCTATGGCGGCCTTGATCTGGTCTTTCTCGTCTCCAAATGTAGACTCAAGCAAAACGGCTGCTTCACCCGCATAGGTAACGATGGCCATCTTATCCGTATCACGCATTTCATCGACCATAAGCTTAAATCCGGTCTTTAAAAGTTCCAGCTTTTCGGGACTAGACATTGAGCCTGATACGTCGATAAGAAAAACATAATTGGCATCGGGAATTTCAGAAGCGGCGATAGTTTTGCCTTTCATGCCCAAACGCATCAAATAGTGAT
This window harbors:
- a CDS encoding AraC-like DNA-binding protein, with the protein product MLSDQVLYIRDLGNCPPAYLNDPARRDFFEIVWLRNEDALHEPQYDFQTLRGDWIYLIPPYRVHQLNKAGKNGVLISFKQELLEGDLKEFLLDVFRMFNIQGEFSCLQVNEETSKGLVSVLQLLEEDYNKESVNLIMIKALLKVFLLKLIHLKEQHFTLQDINEKRVYEFMLLLENNYKEERNAIFYAEKLNLSAKRLNQILKEKLDKTSVQLIHDRLILEAKRQIIHSENTIKEIAYNLDFKDHSYFSRFFKQHVEQTPQEFQNKVKEHVISHDNTLYS
- a CDS encoding Ca-activated chloride channel family protein is translated as MRKLAGYLVVFLLVIGCEEDSEGNVLLDSTFSENFAPSPSFEELPQVEKYTEYGENAFINTSDESVSTFSVDADGASYSNTRRFLELGQNPPPAAVRIEEFLNYFIFDYKEPLGEETVSINGEIADCPWADDHYLMRLGMKGKTIAASEIPDANYVFLIDVSGSMSSPEKLELLKTGFKLMVDEMRDTDKMAIVTYAGEAAVLLESTFGDEKDQIKAAIDQLGAGGSTAGAEGILTAYEIAEKNFIPQGNNRIILGSDGDFNVGPSSTEELVELIEGKRDNGIYLTVLGVGTGNLNDASMEQIANKGNGNYEYIDNIAQLKKVFIHERGKFNAVAKDSKIQVTFNADVVQSYRLIGYENRSLNEDDFEDDTVDAGEIGSAQTITAIYEIVLSGDTPNGALATFDFRYKKPNTEESRPLSLEIANTASSIESSSENMRFAAGVTAFGLLMKESEFSGTASKEMILDLTENAIGTDEFGYRTEFRALVTNSN